A stretch of the Rosa rugosa chromosome 5, drRosRugo1.1, whole genome shotgun sequence genome encodes the following:
- the LOC133712178 gene encoding protein NO VEIN-like isoform X1, which produces MAGYPHHFRPSSGDWNWAHPPPHLSHPQFPYPNFPPQNPTNLNIYPPQPSAFPPPQPQPPPPPQPSNPNFHLQHPTDVNIFPANHYGHSSFSNYYPTPTPSSNFSLQNPNPTPPFPPQSFSRNPNEAPDPPNLPNSARHLPEDPREVLEKIDRAVEKLRDELVAAGKNVSAWKVLQSALLMLNVDAETCLGLKVEQVPSLHRLMVTEGRINAFIHCFVGVRSITSLYDLEVAICKNEDIEQFEELGLGPLLQHPLVLQYFSVDSETTEVFKISSEEILHLLSRYLKKPKVKENSVEGFLDFIVTKRPVAGKEKLGIRIFSLGVHASAMREAKASERAALWKSLQELKQKSPKISRRKAPIFSSLKNRLDKHFRAISQQSGLCSVVNGKEDTLVSSRSKDEGINDYLHDDKGNDHGTGGHIDSLKSLKSSDREGKCSYLSEVEERSSLMSNHPSPSQKHNESNGSVKKKRKYENLSCPISVPSKLRKREKVEQDALPTESDSETKEVSEMLKLDLSIANNLLRMFITTWKEACREQPVAEVLWAMLRSCNTKYRRTKRIMAMFSTYPLVGLLNVAVSSIKCGMWDNMFDTSQTISPRELANTVTDNYPEHVEQSIKDVPPVSTEHATEHGQTSCCLKPNHQDRPRRWRKIPRSRKKLEPENGHICYLCHQEGHVKRRCPLLQQTKKSSYEPQSPQQLAQYSISGEEVEEKVSAVVDDSTGVSVKEIIRKVATYFETDHGMSSNGESLPEKIFIYFRKLCNCELWLTEEFSVKEFRSLGYGEFMMFLEKYARLLPPEMCKFLKDDSSGKFPLEVCMLPHYLVVLVSQALNNLWEDQNITKLNISSLLGKQFPALSFHTIENGSVEDFKSIVGKHKDTAISKCVLFSMTICGTSYTLESLENCSKNAVLKSSLVSVNSDQKISIQSVASKEAIAVLLRAPMMSDLNLWSHWDLLFAPSLGPLVPWLLNEVNTDELLCLVTKDGKVIRLDHSATVDSFSKAALQGSSFQTAVKMLSLFSLVGGEKHVPVSLLKFHVQRAFEVIFKTYLDGMEVYDKKSSLNQGTVLCGQKMVVEIAAGKCSNLHRAVTQTKIAESVISHFFLDCLGYLPAEFRSFAADVLLSGMRSVFKHAASAILDECIQIEQRLILHEVGLSLGIVEWISDYHVFSSLDSTDSFMSEDSGLNADRDQMGSDSKYMQNVSKKLAASEQSMAASVRADEHKGGCADVSRMVDGAGVSDAGIGIGIGIGYRQHPTNINEHEDAFQVIESIRRDEFGLDSSPLTFESIVLKKQHARLGRALHCLSQELYSQDSHFLLELVQNADDNTYPTNIEPTLAFILQESGIVVLNNEQGFSAQNIRALCDVGNSTKKGSSAGYIGQKGIGFKSVFRVTDAPEIHSNGFHIKFDTSEGQIGLILPTVVPPCNLELFRQLTSSDIDKPDCYCWKTCIVLPFRSKVSDGTVLNHIMNMFSDLHPSLLLFLHRLKCIRFRNLIDDSLTVMRKEIVGDGIVKVSHGNTKMTWFVVSQKLHSDNLRSDVQTTEISIAFTLKESDKGIYRPDIGQQPVFAFLPLRTYGLKFIVQGDFVLPSSREEVDGDSPWNQWLLSEFPGFFVDAEKSFCSLPCFKENPGTAVAAYMSFVPLVGEVHGFFSSLPRLIISKLRMSNCLLQEGEKKEWVPPCKVLRNWSKQARSLLPDGLLHEHLGLGFLDKDIVLPDPLARVLGIAEYGPTVLLQVMASLCGKQDGLKSMGMGWMASLLSELYAMSFKSSVETSFDSGIEMGFLEKLQKIPFIPLSDGTYGAVVEGPIWLQFDAVGTGFGDHHGLESFPKLYAKLRIVSPELYASSADMPSMDVTPIDKVISMLHRIGVQRLSAHEILKAHILPAISDDRITVRDEDLMTDYICFAMVHLQSSCSDCHAEREYIISELQNKAYILTNNGFKRPAEASIHFSKEFGNPVDISRLIDRVNLTWDEVDISYLKHPVAKSLPNGLMKWRDFFQKIGIVDFVKVVQVEKGFTELSEALFNNLTWDQHTISHGLNATDWESPELVHLLSLLSRDGNRKGCEYLLEVLDKLWDDCYSDRAIGYCSSKSVADRKPFKSSFMSTICDVQWVVSGMDDKLHYPKDLYHDSVAVRSILGGSAPFFVPKATSEKFVSDIGFKTRVSLHDALEMLKLWRCENPFRASLAQMSKFYSLIWNEMASSKKTTAEEFCLEPFVFVPYESSFRHEDVVSGTFLSLEEVYWDDSTFFVDQIKEIHHQCNSTVGNHGPINRILSNFYPALHDFFVDICGVHEIPPLRSYLQILLQFSNAVLPSQAANAVFQVFQKWADGLQSGMSAEDIVYLKDSLTRMECTVLPTVQDKWVSLHPSYGLLCWCDDKKLKKQFMHMDGLDFLYSGGLSNDDEEILSTKMSVLMRTLGIPALSEVVTRAAMFNGPTDSSFKAALLDWALPYAQRYLHSLHPDKYSQLKQSGFDILNRLRVVEVQKLSYRNVIKIAGSESKKQIECSCVLQDHDLYTTQESDSHALFMELSRLFFDGKPELHLANFLHMITTMAESGSTEEQIDFFIFNSQKVPKLPDGESVWSLSHVHNDRLPQPSDWRFVGWKAPLSFGYANLFKAQAQFAQLTSVSQIEMDNDSETHVRQTVESTPISVDIKWTIGEGTATTSAPLVLPNSNDLQEHFDDETDMDTDFNPNNLDFVVDPRVLGSSDCSKVDHPRYGSSGRDAMRGRDAMLTGRLGEVVAFKYLIAKAGKSVVRWVNERIETGLPYDIVVGEKEDSLEFIEVKATQQQKKDWFHISMREWQFAAEKGEAFSILHVLLLGNNAARVSVYKNPVKLCHLGKLQLHLSMPRQEKELFLVS; this is translated from the exons ATGGCCGGTTACCCTCATCACTTCCGCCCCTCCAGTGGGGACTGGAACTGGGCACACCCACCTCCTCACCTCTCCCACCCACAATTTCCTTACCCCAATTTTCCTCCCCAAAACCCCACCAATTTAAACATCTATCCCCCTCAACCTTCCGCCTTTCCACCACCGCAACCGcaaccgccgccgccgccgcaacCGTCAAACCCTAATTTCCACCTCCAACACCCTACAGATGTCAATATCTTTCCCGCCAACCACTATGGACACTCCTCATTTTCCAATTACTACCCAACCCCAACCCCAAGCTCTAATTTCTCTctgcaaaaccctaaccccacTCCACCCTTCCCCCCTCAGAGCTTCTCCCGTAACCCTAACGAGGCGCCCGACCCGCCGAACCTCCCGAATTCGGCTAGGCATTTGCCTGAGGACCCGAGAGAGGTGCTCGAGAAGATCGACCGTGCGGTGGAGAAGCTTCGCGACGAGCTTGTCGCCGCCGGGAAGAACGTCTCGGCCTGGAAGGTGTTACAGTCTGCGCTTCTGATGCTCAATGTTGATGCCGAGACTTGTTTGGGCCTCAAAGTTGAGCAAGTGCCGTCTCTTCACCGCCTCATGGTCACTGAAGGAAGG ATAAATGCATTTATTCATTGCTTTGTTGGAGTTCGATCAATTACATCTTTGTATGATTTGGAAGTTGCAATCTGCAAGAATGAGGATATTGAGCAGTTTGAAGAGCTTGGATTGGGTCCTTTGTTGCAACACCCACTAGTTTTGCAATATTTCTCGGTGGATTCTGAAACAACTGAAGTCTTTAAGATATCTAGTGAGGAGATACTACATTTACTCAGTAGGTACCTAAAGAAGCCGAAAGTTAAGGAAAATTCTGTTGAGGGGTTCTTGGACTTCATTGTTACGAAGCGACCTGTTGCAGGCAAGGAAAAGCTTGGAATTCGAATATTTAGTTTGGG GGTGCATGCTTCTGCTATGCGTGAAGCCAAGGCTTCAGAACGTGCAGCTTTATGGAAATCATTACAGGAATTAAAACAAAAGTCTCCCAAAATATCTAGGAGGAAGGCACCAATTTTCTCCTCGCTGAAAAATCGGCTAGATAAACATTTTCGCGCCATTTCGCAGCAATCTGGATTGTGTTCTGTTGTGAATGGAAAGGAAGATACACTTGTTTCTTCAAGATCAAAGGATGAAGGTATTAATGATTATTTACATGATGACAAAGGTAATGACCATGGTACTGGTGGTCATATTGACTCACTAAAATCCCTGAAAAGTTCTGACAGAGAGGGTAAGTGTTCTTACTTGTCTGAAGTGGAGGAGAGGTCTTCGCTCATGTCAAACCACCCTTCTCCAAGCCAAAAGCATAATGAGAGTAATGGGTcagttaaaaagaaaagaaaatacgaAAATCTAAGCTGCCCTATCTCTGTTCCCTCAAAGTTGCGCAAGAGAGAGAAGGTAGAGCAAGATGCTCTTCCTACAGAAAGTGACAGTGAAACTAAGGAGGTCAGCGAGATGCTTAAACTTGATCTTTCAATTGCCAATAATCTTTTGAGGATGTTCATTACAACTTGGAAGGAGGCATGTAGGGAGCAGCCTGTGGCTGAG GTACTTTGGGCCATGCTTCGCTCTTGTAATACAAAATATAGGAGGACAAAGAGAATCATGGCAATGTTTTCGACATACCCTTTGGTTGGATTACTCAATGTTGCC GTCTCATCTATCAAATGTGGAATGTGGGATAATATGTTTGATACGTCCCAAACCATTAGTCCACGTGAGTTGGCTAACACTGTAACTGATAATTATCCTGAACATGTCGAACAAAGTATAAAGGATGTACCACCAGTCAGCACCGAACATGCTACCGAACATGGACAAA CCTCTTGCTGCCTGAAGCCAAATCATCAGGATCGTCCACGTCGGTGGAGGAAGATCCCAAGGAGTCGTAAGAAGTTGGAGCCTGAAAACGGACACATCTGCTACCTTTGTCATCAAGAGGGACACGTCAAGAGAAGATGCCCTCTGCTGCAGCAAACTAAAAAATCATCATATGAACCACAGAGTCCTCAACAATTGGCTCAGTATTCTATTTCCGGAGAAGAGGTGGAGGAGAAAGTCAGTGCTGTGGTGGACG ACTCCACAGGTGTTTCAGTTAAAGAGATAATCAGGAAAGTTGCTACATATTTTGAGACTGATCACGGAATGTCTAGCAATGGTGAATCACTTCCGGAGAAGATATTTATTTACTTCAGAAAGCTTTGCAATTGTGAGCTCTGGTTGACTGAAGAATTTTCTGTCAAGGAATTTAGATCCCTTGGTTATGGGGAATTTATGATGTTTTTAGAAAAGTATGCCCGTCTTCTGCCACCGGAGATGTGCAAGTTCTTGAAAGATGACAGCAGTGGAAAGTTTCCTTTGGAGGTTTGCATGCTTCCGCATTATTTAGTTGTTTTGGTATCTCAAGCTTTAAACAATTTATGGGAGGACCAAAATATTACCAAACTGAACATTTCTTCTCTGCTTGGGAAGCAGTTCCCGGCCCTTAGTTTCCATACCATTGAAAATGGTTCAGTAGAAGACTTTAAAAGTATAGTAGGAAAGCATAAAGACACTGCAATTTCCAAATGTGTACTATTTTCAATGACAATATGCGGAACTAGTTACACTCTAGAATCATTGGAAAACTGTAGTAAGAATGCTGTATTGAAAAGCAGTTTGGTGAGTGTTAACAGTGACCAGAAAATAAGCATTCAATCTGTTGCATCCAAGGAGGCAATTGCAGTCTTACTTAGGGCACCCATGATGTCAGATTTGAATTTATGGTCACATTGGGACCTCTTATTTGCTCCCTCTCTTGGCCCTCTTGTACCGTGGTTATTGAATGAAGTCAACACAGATGAATTACTCTGTTTGGTAACCAAAGATGGCAAAGTTATTCGGTTAGATCATTCAGCTACTGTAGATTCATTCTCGAAAGCTGCTCTTCAAGGATCCTCTTTTCAAACAGCAGTGAAAATGTTATCTCTCTTTTCACTGGTTGGGGGAGAAAAACATGTCCCCGTGTCCCTTTTGAAATTCCATGTACAGCGTGCATTTGAAGTTATTTTCAAGACCTATCTAGATGGTATGGAAGTATATGACAAGAAGAGTTCTCTTAATCAAGGAACAGTTTTGTGTGGACAGAAAATGGTTGTTGAAATTGCTGCTGGTAAATGCAGTAACTTACACAGAGCTGTAACGCAGACGAAAATTGCTGAGTCTGTTATATCACATTTTTTTCTTGATTGCCTGGGGTATCTACCTGCAGAGTTTCGCAGTTTTGCTGCTGATGTGTTACTTTCTGGGATGCGGTCTGTTTTTAAGCATGCGGCTTCAGCCATTTTGGATGAATGCATCCAAATAGAGCAGCGTCTCATACTTCATGAAGTTGGCTTATCTCTTGGTATAGTGGAGTGGATTAGTGATTACCATGTATTTAGTTCCTTGGATTCTACTGATTCGTTCATGTCTGAGGATTCTGGTCTCAATGCTGATAGAGATCAAATGGGGTCAGACTCAAAATATATGCAAAATGTGTCAAAAAAGTTGGCTGCTTCTGAACAGAGTATGGCTGCATCTGTtagggcagatgagcataaagGAGGATGTGCTGATGTTAGCCGGATGGTTGATGGTGCAGGAGTTTCTGATGCTGGGATTGGCATTGGCATTGGCATTGGTTACAGACAACATCCTACTAATATTAATGAACATGAAGATGCTTTCCAGGTTATTGAGTCAATCAGGAGAGATGAATTCGGTTTGGATTCAAGCCCATTGACCTTTGAAAGTATCGTCTTAAAGAAACAGCATGCTCGCTTAGGGAGAGCTCTGCACTGTCTTTCACAGGAATTATATTCTCAAGATTCTCATTTTCTTCTTGAGCTG GTTCAAAATGCTGATGATAATACTTATCCAACAAATATAGAACCAACTCTAGCATTCATTCTTCAAGAATCAGGTATTGTTGTTTTGAATAATGAGCAAGGCTTCTCTGCCCAGAACATTAGAGCACTTTGTGATGTTGGAAATTCAACCAAGAAAGGATCCAGTGCCGGATATATAGGGCAAAAGGGCATCGGTTTCAAATCAGTATTTCGT GTCACAGATGCTCCAGAAATTCATTCTAATGGATTTCATATCAAGTTTGATACAAGTGAGGGTCAGATTGGTTTAATTCTGCCCACAGTTGTACCTCCTTGCAATCTTGAGTTGTTTAGACAGCTGACATCTAGTGACATTGATAAACCAGATTGTTACTGCTGGAAAACTTGTATTGTTCTTCCTTTCAGATCGAAAGTATCAGATGGAACTGTCTTGAACCACATAATGAATATGTTTTCAGATCTTCATCCATCTTTACTACTATTTCTTCACCGCCTCAAGTGTATCCGGTTTAGAAACCTAATCGATGATTCACTTACTGTCATGAGAAAAGAAATTGTAGGAGACGGTATTGTCAAGGTTTCACATGGGAATACGAAGATGACATGGTTTGTAGTATCTCAGAAATTGCACTCAGATAATCTTCGTAGTGATGTGCAAACAACAGAAATCTCAATTGCTTTTACATTGAAGGAATCGGATAAGGGCATTTATCGTCCAGATATAGGCCAACAGCCTGTGTTTGCATTTCTTCCTCTTAGAACATACGGACTGAAATTTATTGTTCAGGGTGATTTTGTTCTTCCTTCATCCAGAGAGGAAGTGGATGGAGATAGTCCCTGGAACCAATGGCTATTGTCAGAATTTCCTGGTTTCTTTGTCGATGCAGAGAAATCATTTTGTTCTCTTCCATGTTTCAAAGAGAATCCTGGGACTGCTGTGGCAGCTTACATGTCCTTTGTTCCACTTGTTGGGGAAGTGCAtggtttcttttcttctcttcctcgaTTAATTATTTCTAAATTACGGATGTCAAATTGCTTACTTCaggaaggagaaaagaaagaatgggTTCCTCCTTGCAAGGTCCTAAGAAATTGGAGTAAACAGGCTCGTTCACTTCTCCCTGATGGTCTACTGCATGAGCATCTTGGCCTTGGATTCTTGGATAAAGATATAGTTCTGCCTGATCCACTTGCAAGAGTTCTAGGTATTGCAGAGTATGGGCCCACAGTTCTGCTTCAGGTAATGGCTTCTTTATGTGGTAAGCAGGATGGCCTCAAATCAATGGGAATGGGTTGGATGGCCTCTTTGCTTAGTGAACTTTATGCAATGTCATTCAAATCTTCTGTTGAAACTTCCTTTGATTCTGGAATAGAAATGGGATTCCtagaaaaacttcaaaaaattCCATTCATACCTCTTTCAGATGGTACATATGGTGCAGTCGTTGAAGGCCCAATTTGGCTACAGTTTGATGCCGTTGGGACTGGTTTTGGGGATCATCATGGACTTGAATCTTTTCCAAAGTTATATGCTAAACTTCGGATTGTAAGTCCGGAGCTCTATGCATCGTCTGCTGATATGCCATCCATGGATGTGACGCCGATTGACAAAGTCATTAGTATGCTCCATAGAATTGGTGTCCAACGGTTGTCCGCACACGAGATTCTCAAGGCTCACATCTTGCCAGCTATATCTGATGATAGAATTACAGTTAGGGATGAAGATTTGATGACTGATTATATCTGCTTCGCAATGGTTCACTTACAGTCGAGCTGCTCTGATTGTCATGCTGAAAGGGAATACATAATATCAGAACTACAAAATAAAGCTTATATTCTAACTAATAATGGCTTTAAACGACCTGCTGAGGCATCAATTCATTTCAGTAAAGAATTTGGAAATCCAGTGGACATAAGTAGGTTGATTGATAGGGTAAATCTGACATGGGATGAGGTTGATATCTCCTATTTGAAGCATCCAGTTGCTAAATCACTTCCAAATGGACTGATGAAGTGGAGAGATTTTTTCCAGAAAATTGGCATTGTGGATTTTGTGAAGGTAGTTCAAGTTGAGAAGGGTTTCACTGAGTTGTCTGAGGCTCTATTTAATAATCTAACTTGGGACCAGCACACTATTTCCCATGGGTTGAATGCCACAGATTGGGAATCACCTGAGTTAGTCCATTTATTATCCCTATTGTCCAGAGATGGCAACAGAAAAGGTTGTGAGTATCTCTTAGAGGTTCTCGATAAATTATGGGATGATTGCTATAGTGACAGAGCTATAGGGTACTGCTCTTCTAAGTCTGTTGCAGATAGAAAGCCCTTCAAATCTTCATTTATGAGCACCATCTGCGATGTGCAATGGGTAGTATCAGGAATGGATGATAAACTTCACTATCCCAAGGATCTATATCACGACAGTGTTGCAGTGCGGTCAATTCTTGGTGGATCTGCCCCATTTTTTGTTCCTAAG GCTACCAGTGAAAAATTTGTATCTGATATTGGTTTTAAGACAAGAGTCTCTCTTCACGATGCTCTGGAGATGTTGAAACTATGGAGATGTGAGAATCCGTTTAGGGCCAG CCTAGCACAAATGTCCAAATTTTACTCATTAATCTGGAATGAAATGGCTTCTTCAAAGAAGACAACTGCAGAGGAATTCTGTTTGGAACCTTTTGTATTTGTTCCATATGAATCTAGCTTCCGGCATGAGGATGTGGTGTCTGGTACATTTCTGTCCCTTGAAGAAGTATACTGGGATGATTCTACTTTCTTTGTGGACCAAATCAAGGAGATCCATCATCAGTGCAACTCAACAGTTGGTAATCATGGCCCCATAAACAGGATTCTGAGTAATTTCTACCCGGCCCTTCATGACTTCTTTGTTGATATATGTGGAGTACATGAGATCCCTCCTCTTCGTAGCTACCTTCAGATTTTGCTACAGTTTTCAAATGCTGTTTTGCCTTCACAAGCAGCTAATGCT GTTTTTCAAGTTTTTCAGAAGTGGGCTGATGGGCTCCAATCAGGAATGAGTGCTGAGGATATTGTATACTTGAAAGATTCTCTTACAAGGATGGAATGTACTGTGCTTCCTACTGTACAGGATAAGTGGGTATCTCTACATCCTTCCTATGGTCTCCTGTGCTGGTGTGATGATAAGAAGTTGAAGAAGCAGTTTATGCATATGGATGGACTTGATTTTCTTTACTCCGGTGGACTAAGTAATGATGATGAAGAGATCCTAAGTACAAAAATGTCCGTCCTCATGCGAACCTTAGGGATTCCTGCACTTTCAGAG GTTGTGACTCGTGCGGCGATGTTTAATGGTCCGACAGATTCTAGCTTTAAAGCTGCATTACTGGATTGGGCTTTGCCATATGCGCAGCGCTACTTACATAGTTTACATCCTGATAAATATTCTCAACTCAAGCAGTCTGGATTCGATATACTAAATCGTTTGCGAGTAGTAGAAGTTCAAAAGCTGTCCTACCGCAATGTTATAAAGATTGCTGGAAGTGAATCCAAGAAGCAAATCGAATGTAGTTGTGTTCTGCAG GATCACGATCTGTATACAACCCAGGAATCAGATTCTCACGCATTATTTATGGAGCTTTCTCGTTTGTTTTTTGATGGAAAGCCAGAATTACACTTGGCAAATTTCCTTCATATGATCACAACAATGGCCGAATCAGGTTCAACTGAGGAGCAGATAGACTTTTTTATCTTCAATAGCCAAAAGGTGCCAAAGCTTCCTGATGGAGAATCTGTTTGGTCCCTGTCACATGTGCATAATGATAGGTTACCCCAGCCAAGTGACTGGCGCTTTGTTGGTTGGAAAGCCCCACTAAGCTTTGGTTATGCAAATCTTTTCAAGGCTCAGGCACAATTTGCACAGCTTACCAGTGTCTCACAAATTGAAATGGATAATGATTCTGAAACCCATGTCAGACAAACAGTTGAATCAACTCCCATTTCAGTAGACATTAAATGGACAATTGGTGAGGGTACAGCAACAACATCTGCACCTTTAGTGCTGCCAAACTCCAATGATTTGCAAGAACACTTTGATGATGAGACTGATATGGATACTGATTTCAATCCTAATAATCTAGATTTTGTTGTTGACCCTCGCGTTTTGGGTTCATCTGATTGTAGCAAGGTAGACCATCCTAGATATGGCTCTAGTGGAAGAGATGCAATGCGTGGAAGAGATGCAATGCTTACCGGGAGGTTAGGTGAGGTTGTTGCTTTTAAATACTTAATTGCAAAAGCTGGCAAGTCAGTTGTGAGGTGGGTTAATGAAAGAATTGAAACTGGGCTACCCTATGACATAGTTGTAGGTGAGAAGGAAGATAGTCTAGAGTTCATTGAGGTTAAAGCCacccaacaacaaaaaaagGATTGGTTCCACATATCAATGAGGGAGTGGCAATTTGCAGCGGAAAAAGGCGAAGCCTTCAGCATTTTGCACGTCCTCTTATTGGGTAATAATGCTGCAAGAGTCTCAGTTTACAAGAATCCTGTAAAATTGTGTCATCTGGGCAAGCTACAGTTGCATCTTTCGATGCCTAGGCAGGAGAAGGAATTATTTCTTGTGTCCTGA